AAACTGAATAGAACTTGAAGAAAATACTGACTTGGAACACAAATACAGAGTAGATCACTTTATACAGAACAAAAGCATTGTTCTTGCGATtaacaaatatataaaatatgtGAGTTAATAGGACTACAGCTCAATGGCTTTGCCTATAACTGTTTCTTAAATGTTTTATGTTGGTTGTTATATTCAACTTTTGAACATTGTAACATTAGTTTTAATTTGTAAgaatttattttaagttttaaagagACATGATTCAAATTTGAAGCCTAATAGTTTAAGAGTCATAGACtcaaattttaaacatagaattttaaaaataaagggcaGTGGATTAACTTTTTAACTTaaaggtttaaattttaagacatTAAATATttgtggtttaaaatttaagtctagaagtttaaattttaagtccaatggtttaaattataaaactaattgtttaaaTTTTTAGCCATTGAATGTTTGTGGTTTAAATTATGTTGTAAAATAACATTAATATCTTCATGCTAAACATATTTTGCATTACTTTGATTCTACTTATTGGGTCACAAATATTATTGAGACCTAGTTTTGCAAAAATGCTAAACATCTAAGTTCAAGGAATAAGCTCGCTTGGGTGTGTTATTTTTTATTGCAGGAAAtggacaaaataatatttttttgtagtttttaacggAAGATGGAATGCAAACAACAAATATGTTGATCATGAAGTCAAAATTTTGATGGCGGAAAAGGATATTAAGTACTTGAAATTGGTAGAAAAGATATACAAAGAGCTCAGTTTGAATGAAAATTTGATTTCAACAAATATGTTTTTTGATGCAAAAATGGATACAAGCAAAGGAATGAAGATAGAAAGTGATGACAATTTACAAGTCTATCTAAACTTGAACAAGACTATGGAAGAGTTGAAAAAATGTCCTCTCATTGCTGAAGTAGAACAGAGAAACCAAACCATTTCTTTGCCAAAAGAAGCTAGCATTCCAATTGCTTTAGCAAGCAATGCAACAAATCACACTTTGACTATCACAGACCCCAATACAATTACTGCAAGCACTAGTAAGATAAAGAGCGCCTCAACACAAGAATCCCACAAAATTACAGAACACGGGCAAGAAGCTCAATCACCTCTGCATGTGTTGCCAAATATGGAGATTGAAGACATAAGAGTCAATTATGTTTTCAAGAATAAGACTGATTTAAAATATAGACTTGCGAAAATCTCCATCAAGAAATACTTTCATTATAAGATTGAAAAATCATGTTCAGAGGCATTTTGGGCAAAATGCATAGATGACAATTGTGGCTGGTATATATGTAAGCACAAAACTACTTTCGAGTTATCAAGTACCATAAACAGCACACATGCTCCTTAAATCACTTAAAATTCGAGAATAGACAAGCAAGTGCAAAAGTCATTAGTAATTACTTCAAAGAGAAGTTTCGTGACCTGAGTTCAACCTACCGACCAAGGAAAATAACACGAGACATGAGAGATAAATATGGGGTAGGTGTAACGTACAATAAATCATGGAGAGCAAAAGAACTTGTAGTTGATGATGTTAGAGGGTCAAATGAGGAAAGTTATGCATTGTTACATTTATACTTGCATATGCTAAAATTGGCCAATCGAGAAATTATCACAAGAGTAGATAAAGATGAAGAAAACATGTATGAATAATATTTATGCTTTGCATTCCTATATTTAGGGCTTTACTGTTCACAATCCATACCTTACATTTCTAgaaattgtttgttttttaaaaaatttataggTTTAAATATATGTTTCTTGCTTTTGGTGCTTCATTGGATGACTGAAAACACTGCATAAAAAAATGTTGAtttccactcgcataaaaaaatTTAGTCACGCGTGgaacaacatgtttgaatttagttttcagtactgtaaactattcggaattttttgaaaatttacaggatgttctaaatagctacaatatacacggttataaaaaaaaattacgccgaaaactgtttacgGGTCGAGAATACTGAGAACCCTACCGGTaaagcttaaagtgaaacccttataggagaattccccgATATATTTATATCTTATGCTAATATACCTATTATCCTTCATCATATCCAATTTTTAGCTACTCCACACACCCCTCATCTCTATGCAACCAACAATTTACTtagatacttgaaaaagtaactTGGCCCATATCTATTTTTCTCAACCAAAACCTACTTGCCATCTGAACCTTCTCATACTCGAATTGGACATCTTGCCCAAATATAGGTGCTTAGCATAGGCGGACCCAATTATGACTAGGGTGGGTAGAGTAGGCAATTGCCcaccccaattttttttttaatttaatatattatttgcaatttagtccttttATATATATCTTAACATTTATGTTCTTTAAATTTTGTAATTTAAtcatttttctatatttttttgaCATTTACACATTTCTAAATTTtgcaataatttaatttttttttttgtgtatttttatatttacgcctcttttattttttattattaaattttcgCCTCTAATGAACAAAATTTCCGAGTTCGTCACAAGTGGTGCTTAGTACTTAGCATCATATTATTGCTTTTTCATCATTGTTGACTCCATATTCTTTTGGTGTTCCAAGAAAACAACACAATCTCATATGGTCAAGGACAAATCTAGATTGACCCAAAGGGTGATTAGAGAACATTATTGTTATACGAAGCTTGGTTTTGAAACACTATTTTTGAGTTATGAAAAGTTATATTAAATATTCGTTTCATCTTTTATAACTATAATTATTATGATTGTATAGATGTTGTTCAAAGTGAAGTTTAATAAACAAATGCTTTTAGTGCAATAATTACCAAGTCCATATGAAACAACCATCATTGCTCTTACATAATTTTACATGTCATATTTGGTACGATTCCTACTTTATTGATTTCTCTTATCTTTTTCGTTAATactaattaatataaaatttataaatGGATTTGCTTTATTGATTGGACATGTAGAGATATCATATTATCTGATTGAACGTAAAAGAATGTATTGTCCAACTAGTCCTATACCTATACTACTTACAGAGAAAAACAAACCATTCTTTCTTATCACCCATTTTTAGCCTCCTCTTCCTCTATTTAATTAGCTTTTAAAATATAGAAAAAGAAAGCATTGACGTCTCAAAATGTTATCTTTTTtaagtatatataatataatggctcttacaattttttatttattttatttcatttctaAATTAGGTGACATCATGCTTGTATAAATTTGATCACTTTTTGGCTAATTTTTTCTCAttataaaagtatatatatataaacgtaTTTTATGTAAATcatgagggtataattgtaatgaATTAGTAGAACATATCTTAATGAAGATGAGGTTAGATCTTCTAATATATATCTCACTCTTTCTCACCTgcctttattaatttttttttttattgagcaTAATATGTTACAGCtacatatacattttttttaacgATTAAAGGAATTATATGGTGCAAAATACTACTAAAGTTGTCATATTATAATTAGTTGGATTTGAAATGGAGTCCTGTttacaataatttaaaatattaaataaatagatatttacggcaaaaatacttaaattattgtgtttgtagcacttaagtatcCAAGTTATTTTTTCGGCGGTAAAGGTACTTTCCATCTATGTTTTGGTGTAATTTAGTACAACTGTTTATTTCGTCGTTAAGTCCGCCTACATGACCTAAAATTTACATATCCATTTAATTTGGTACTTTCGCTTATGTGTCATAATCGAATTTAACGGTGAGAATTAACGGTTGTACCAAAACGTGGATGAAATATACTTTTGCCGCAAAAAAAAATTACTCTGATACTTTAACTACTACAAACGTAATAATTTGGGTACTTTCACCGCAAATATTCCAATAAACAATTTGTATTATTTGGTAGTATGTTCTTACGGTGCTTATTATTTAGGGATAAAGATCATGAAAATCATGTCcaacatatttaattttgaaaatgaTTAGTTCCAAATCTTAAGGCAAATCCTACACCTAATATATTCAAATTAGAAACCTAGCTTACTTTATTTACACATATAAAAATGCTACATAATGCGTGCATCATTGTATATTTAATATATAGAAAAAACACCATTAAgatatgaaaaaatatatattataagtattCAATTAGTGGTGGATTTATAAGCTGTAATAACTAGAAAGAATGTATAATATATAGTGTATAACTATATAGAAGAACTCTATAGTAGGGGCACCATCTTTGTTCTTACTGATAGGAGCGTCTCTGTTTTCGATATATGGAGATATTATAACAAAAACTTTTTTATATGACGATGTATTTTGTAGTTATAGTAGGTATCCCACTAGACTTTgggaaattataaataatttatggtGTAAAAAAAATAGTTCAAAATAGTCAATTgcagtaaataaaaaaatagatacgCATGAAACTGACTGTTTTCAACCATATTTTTAGTACcattaattattcagaatttctcgaaAATTAGCGGGACGTCGCTATAACTATTATATACACATGGTCATATAAAAAAATAGGTTATAATCATTCCACGTGCCGAAAACAGATCGACACCCCTATTGATAAGCACAAAAGTATAGTATCGATCGACTCCACTATAGAATTACCCTAAATATATATACAAGGGTCCCTTCGCAAAATAACttatttttaaagtcattttgcactctatAGCCTAGTTTTATTAATTCTTTACAAAATAACCTTTCATAATGTAGACAGCTAGTCGAAATATTCAGACAACCGATCGAATTTTAAACCGAAACCATTTTGCAGAAAAATATCATTCTATGTGCAAAttcacttaaaaaataaaaaaaaggtcATTCTCACCGATGTCTCTATATACAATctacttttaatttctttttattgggagggtaaaaaataaaataaagaaaaggtaTGATTAAGCATATGATTGGGTAGGTGCAAACAGGGAAATGATACAGTTATAATTATCAAATCATGGGGTCTGATGAGTACTTTTGTAGTTGTTTGGTTTGGTATATTTCTCAACTTTCTCGGATGATGTGTTTGAGACGACAAAAGCAAAGTCCAAAGGTCTCGACCAAATAATTTTTcctctttcactttcaatttTTCATTCTTGCTGATCACACCACACAAACACCCAAAACCCTAAAAAAGTTAACTCATCTCTGTGAATGACTAGCTCAGATCTGACACCACTGCCTCTTAACTTGCTTCCTCTCTCACCCTCAGATTCCATTTTTTTCTCCCTCTCACCCCTTTTGCCCTAGTTTATAGCTCATTTTTACTTTCCCTCACTTTCAttcaacttttaaaaaaaaaaaaattttaaaaaacaatcAATTTGCTGTCACTACATAGATCTTATTATAttctaatacatatatatatatatatatatatattcctttcTCTATTTTGGTTTGAATAGTTAGATTTGATCTTAGCCAAACAGATAGCTGGGAGTTTCTAGAGATGGTTTGGACCTATAGCTATACAAGCAAAACCTAATTAATAATGTGGAATAAtgattgatttttgagttttctaTAGAaagggtttttagggttttgtttgaccagaattatatatataaaagttatGAAGAGCAACTAGCTATATGgcttattttatataaatatatatatgtgtagaaACAAAACATAGATGTATATATTTAAtaccataaacatcatcatcatcatatatatatatatatcgtctATAAACAAATAGATAATAATGGATACATAAATATGGAAAAATAGTGTCTCTTGCTATACATTTCTAGCttaaaacgaaaaaaaaaacaaaacataaaattcaaaaaaaaaaaaaaaatagtaatgaCGATAACCATTAATTAAGGCAACAAACCTCTGGCAGAAGACAAAGGAGTATTAATGGCGAAGTGTCTCAAAAACAATAGTACCCCACAAAAGATGACAAAACATATTAAATTTTGCCGTTACAAGCAGCTTCCATGTTCATCATCTTGATATATAATAATTGGCTATACCTAGCTAGTTGGATATGGGATTTGGACCACTAGGAACTTCATGAGCTTCTTCTCCAAATTCTCTGCTTCTTTTCGAAGAACTCGAAGAAGGGGTCGATTTTCGAGCCGGTTCAGCTTTCTTTGGATGAAAATTTGTGGTGGATGGCGAATCCAAGAGAAGCCTTCTCCTTGAGGAAATGGAAGCCATGGATGTTGAGTACTGAAAATTCGATGTAGTGGAAGAActtgtagttgtagtagtagtagtagtagcgagGAGAAGAAGGAAAATGAAGACTAGGGTTAGTAAAAGAAGAAAAGTATGATGAGATTTCGATTGGATTTCGAAGATCGAAGGCGAGGAAGTTGGTGTTGGCGGTGATGATGGTGATGATGTTTTAGGTGCTGCCAtgcaaatttgaagaagaaaccACCCCCCAAGAGCCCACAAGGGTTCAATATCCATGAACCGGAACAAGACTGCTTAAgataagaagagaagaaaaacaaagaaaaagttGATAAAAGGAGAAAGAGATAAAGAGAGAAGCTTCAGAAAAAGTTAGGGTTGGAAAGGAGGTTTTGAAATTCGATACACATTTGTCTACTCAGGAGAACCAAATAAAAACTAAGCTTACAATGGAAGTTTATATGAAAGGTGATGGGAATTGCTAttgaaattactaaaataccctccaTTTGGAATTGAAAATGTTGGTTATTTTTGGAAGATAATGAAGAAAAAACCATGTAATATGTACACAATGTGTTACatgataaaagaaaagaaaaaaaaaaccctagcTTTGTGTGATGACTTTTTGAATTGTTTTGTTTGACAGCTAacatgactagaatgcccttgtTGTTTTTCACGTACATAAACATACTATATTTAGTGCATACATATATACATGCGTGTATAAGCGAataatgatcatatatatataaatacatataataaCACAAAATTTTAtgcactttttttttttgatcgAGAGATGTTATTGGGAACTACAAATGCAATTATTCTTTTTTCACCCCTTAAAATCTTTTGTTTTGGATATTATAAGAAAGAGACAATATTAGGGTTTGGTGTataataatatgattatatataggTGAGGAAGATGACAATTATATCATTAGGGGTTTGATACCATGATCGAGGGCAATATCGTCAAGGTGTGGAATATTAAAtatgtaataatatataattagtaaaataaaaaaagggGCATTATGTAAATGAAATAATAAAGAATCTGTAAAGGTAAAGCCAAtggcagaaaaaaaaaaaaaaaagtggtggAAGGCGGGGTAATGGCTTTTTGTTCTTTGGACGGTTGCTCAAGAAATCTTTCTTTGACTTGGTGAACCCAATTAAAgaataatgaaaatatttatataaatatatatatttgtatttatattaTACATTATAAACCCATATAGGGGCTTGCCTCACCTTTTTTGCTGCACCGCTacaaatatattttgtttaaaaaaaaattttacacctccataatttttttattttacggTGTATATTATAGTCATTTAATACTTCTTgtaaaatttcaaatttttttgaataatttatagtatcgAAAACAATGTTCAAACAATTTGTTACACgcgtgtttattttttttatatacgtATGTAAAATTAATTCAACTGTTTGAATTttgttttcgatactgtaaatatTTTGGAATTTCTTAAAAAATTTGTAGAATGTCTTAAATGACTACGATGTACAtcttcatataaaaaaaaattagaaaaaaaaaattaattcaaatgtTTGAAACTTGTTTTCGATATTGTAAATATTtcgaaatttcttgaaaaatttGTAGAATGTCTTAAATGACTACGATGTacatcgtcatataaaaaaaatttatcgaagtgtagcttattttttttatatacacatataaaattaatttaactGTTTGAAACTTATTTTCGGTAatgtaaatattttgaaatttcTTGAAACATGTATAGAATACTTTAAATGACTACGATGTACATCatcatataaaataaaattagaaaaaaaatgatcgaaacgaagaaaataaaaaatggcTGCACCGAAATATTAAcctatatttatattaattatgtACTACTTGATTTTGAACTTTGcttcatttttttctttaatactATACTAGTCTTCAATCCTTACTTTTCTCTTTGCGCGTCACACCCAACCGAATCTTAGTACGGTctctttcacttttttttttttttttttaactttgtatatatatatatatatatttatctgaTTAACTATATAAACATATGAGCTTAAACAATTCATAAAACTAAATCATTATATTATATAGACATATATAGTTATTGTCACAAGTTATTTATAACTGATCTTTATTTTCTTAAATAGGTTATACAATAAGATCATCAACACCAAGACatgttatttatttaaatatatatatatatataaaagaagaaaTCATATTATTTCAAATAATGCTTGTGtatctatattaaaataattgaaGTAGATATATTTCGATTCTTTGTGTCCCATCAaacgagaaagaaaaataatcaaAATCGTTAACAAATAAGTCacccaaaattcaaaattttcaaactttGTCGAAAAAAATAATTAACCTCTCAATAATTTGAATATTGATCAGatatatataaatgatttaaGCAGCCGTTTTtaactttctttttattttttctgaaagaTTAATGGCACGGAATTCTAAAGATTAGAAAAATGGCTAGCTATGAGGTTGACATTAAttcgattttttattttattttaaaaaaaaaatggtgttCAACTTCATCGTCTAACTATATAATTTTCCCACGTGAATTATTTTCACATGTAATAAATTACAAAGCCAAAAGAAAGTTTGAAAACTAAACGCTTGAAAAGAGAGTGAGTGTATATACAGTTCATATTATACTATGTATATgatatacattatatatatatgtatgtatatatagatatattaaatgaaTAGAGATAAAAGACACACGGAAAGCAAAGCATCGTattctcattatatatatatatagtcatatatatatatatatagggatttTATTGAATCGGTGTACCTCTTTATCGATTTTtttattatgattatatatattataattatttacagtattgttttaaaaaaattaataatttataatataaaaaatgatattcaaacatattattttttatacacataaaaaaaattaatgatattattaacatattatttaataattttaaaaaaatttaataatttataatataaaaaatgatattcaaacatattattatataataatataggAAATTTTTTTGGTAGGGCATTCAAAAAGGGCCTATCGTAGGGCTCTTTTGTGTTTCTCAactttgaacagttttcggcgcgattttttttatgaccgtgtatattgtagttatttagagcatcctgcaaatgttcagaaaattctgaataatttacagtgccgaaaactaaattcaaacatgctattttccacgcacataaaaaaattagtcatgggTGCAATAGTttgttttcgacactgtaaattattcggaattttttaaaaatttgcaggatgatCTAAATAaccacaatatacatggtcataaaaaaaatcacgccgaaaactattcacgggttgagaacacaaaagagcCCTACAGTAGGGCTCTTTTTTAAGGCCCTACGATAGAATTATCCAATAATATATCTGAACCTTATTTTCTATACTGtttctaaaaatttacaaaatactttaaataactataatataaacaattataaaaaaatttcacATCGAAACCTGTTCACATGTATAAACAAAAAAAAGTGCACCACCACACCTATTTTTGTGAGTTACATCGTAGAAATACCTTCTACATAtatacagagagagagagagagctttatatatatatatgtgtgtgtatatatatatatttatagagagagagagagaggggtgcATAGGGCAGAGGTGTTCTTGGCAAATTAATTGATGCATTTAGTGAAAGAAATCATGGAAGAAGCCAAAAGACAAGATTGTCTCCCATGATGGGTGATGCATGGGTCCCCTACTGCCTCGGTAATATGGTCAAGGAGAGGGATGGTACGTTAAGGCTATTTTCGTAATTTCACTCTCCCTTATGAGTTGTCTCCTCCTCCTTTCATAGATGGAAAGCTCCTGATCATCAGCCAGATTTCATGCTTAGATATCCTTCATTTcatttctttctcttttctttttcagaaataatcttttttttatatatacatttttaaaaaaaatgaaaaaaaaaagatgtcaaTTGCAAAAGATGAGTTGTGTTATGTCCATGGGTGTACTGTAACAGTACTGATTGACCCCACTTCTATGGCTACCAATATATATTGAGTGATGTGTATTAATTATTATATTCATAAGTATAAGATCTTGGCCATTGATGTGGAAGACTTTTGTACTAATTATATTTTGATATGTATAGTTTTGAAACCCTAGCTTGTGGTTTTTTTACTATATAGTTATAGCCGCTGCCATCACACTAATTTTCGATAAATTTAGAATAAGTTGTAATGATTAAAACATAATTCAAAGTATAGTAGATCAGACGCAGCTGATTAAAAAAACATGCACACACATGATATTGACTGTTTGACTTTTGAACCATGTTTTTGATtctataaattattcataatttctcgTAACCTGATGAAATACTtgctataactataatgtacattatcatataaaaaaatttgttataaTTAGTTTATTCATATACTAAAAACAAAGAAGCTCTTATCAGTAGGGTCAAAAGTATCAtcccatatatcatatatatatatatagttgctgtacacgtgactaatttttttatgcgcgtggaaaatatgtttgaacctagttttcggtactgtaaactattcggaattttctgaaaatttgtaggatgctctaaatagctacaatatacacggtcataaaaaaaatcacgctaAAAGCTGTTCACGGATCAAGAAATACTGAGAGTCCTATCGATAAgcccctataaaaaaaattatcctaTATATATGGTGTATATAATAAGATTGAAAGAAGTCCATGATTCTAAATACATTTTTTTAGTAGTGTATTTATACAATAAAAAGCATAACGATTTGGGGGCAAAAGTCAATGGAGGGGACATTTTtgaaactttatatatatatgtatatatagttaGAATTATTTAAGCATGAaatgatatataaatatatagttgGATATATCTATATATAGCAAAATAAGCAATAAATCAGGcatcaataatgtgtagatttatGCACCTTAAAGACAAGACACTATTAGCTActcaatttttctttataagttttTTCTTTGGGTTAGGTAAGAAGTAAGATAATATTGCCTATATATTAAAATGTCAACTATTGTTTGATGAGTTAACCTCTCTCAAAGTCTCAACACTCAACCATTTTTTATTCCTTGGATTAGGTCCTCTTTTAAATGTTTTGTGTTATTTGGCCTTGTATCACTAATACAAGTCCAAACTCAATCAAAAGTAATTTATACTATTCCAATTGGTGAAGCAAAATTTAATTTCAACAAAGGTGAAAAGgagaaaagaataaaagaaaaacaactaCACATTATGGTctgtgtcttttttttttcttgaaaaatgaAACCTTGTTTTCATATATAAGCTTTTTACAAACTGGTTAGACATGTATGGATAAATTTTTTCTAGGAATGTGGAAACTAATGATAAAAATCAGTTACATCTCTTTTTTAAAGGATATGTGGCAGTtatattctttctttttcttggcTAGAAAAAAGAGTCTTttgttttaaattaaagaaaagagTAGAGACAACCTTGAtgtgtgagagagagaaaataatgctatatataaatatatagatatatatatataatggcgTATAAAACAATAAGGAAAGACAAAAAAGAAGGGAAAATATAATTATGGCCCTTGTATTTT
The genomic region above belongs to Humulus lupulus chromosome 1, drHumLupu1.1, whole genome shotgun sequence and contains:
- the LOC133783261 gene encoding CLAVATA3/ESR (CLE)-related protein 44 translates to MDIEPLWALGGWFLLQICMAAPKTSSPSSPPTPTSSPSIFEIQSKSHHTFLLLLTLVFIFLLLLATTTTTTTTSSSTTSNFQYSTSMASISSRRRLLLDSPSTTNFHPKKAEPARKSTPSSSSSKRSREFGEEAHEVPSGPNPISN